The proteins below come from a single Diadema setosum chromosome 21, eeDiaSeto1, whole genome shotgun sequence genomic window:
- the LOC140244749 gene encoding galanin receptor type 1-like yields MATVPTLLLNLTTPSLVYAEEVGGGPTTAFDMSVTTPSDLGDGGGVGSKALSKDDIFAIVLYCLFGSIGIVGNLLVCVVFGLMRSRRSQVNLFIFHQAFVDLCTSILLITFGITTIYRAEITAMTIRTRLVPASGNSSYLGNDTSLTGADGEVILVKETYVPRTLAVFMCQLWWPRVFLFSMFVISTFNLTTMAVERYMAIMHPFFYATKFRRRHAIVIIVCIWLLAPIMQYFPAIFQYAAEKEAGECGFKETWTKSAQAALGVCLIAYEFLMPCTVMGFSSIMIYRKLRKREMYLNQATNFLMKKKKNDSPPTPERNLEMVKANRNTTMVVIVIFIVYIICWSPNHFTFLGFNLGMNLDFSGVWYQTTVLLAFMNSCINPFIYAIRLRVFQRGLVHMFRTGCKPVDSSNFDSTVGAKLYDVTSSAI; encoded by the exons ATGGCGACGGTTCCTACATTACTCCTCAATTTGACCACACCCAGTTTGGTATATGCTGAAGAGGTTGGAGGAGGACCAACGACAGCTTTTGACATGAGTGTGACAACACCAAGTGACCttggagatggaggaggagtaGGAAGTAAAGCCTTGTCAAAGGACGATATCTTTGCCATCGTCCTCTACTGCCTTTTCGGCTCGATTGGCATTGTGGGCAATCTCTTGGTGTGCGTCGTCTTTGGCCTCATGCGATCAAGGCGAAGTCAG GTCAACCTCTTTATCTTTCACCAAGCGTTCGTCGATCTCTGCACGTCAATCCTCCTCATCACGTTTGGAATCACAACGATCTACAGGGCGGAGATCACGGCGATGACGATCCGGACCAGGCTCGTTCCAGCATCCGGGAACTCCTCGTATCTAGGCAACGATACGAGCTTAACAGGCGCCGATGGCGAGGTCATCCTCGTCAAGGAAACCTACGTACCCCGAACCCTTGCGGTATTCATGTGTCAGTTGTGGTGGCCGCGCGTCTTTCTCTTTTCCATGTTCGTCATTTCGACGTTCAATTTGACGACTATGGCAGTGGAACGTTACATGGCGATTATGCATCCCTTCTTTTACGCGACCAAGTTCCGCAGACGGCACGCCATTGTCATCATCGTCTGCATTTGGCTCCTTGCGCCCATCATGCAGTACTTTCCCGCCATTTTCCAGTACGCGGCGGAGAAAGAGGCGGGAGAGTGTGGCTTCAAGGAAACGTGGACGAAGTCTGCGCAGGCGGCATTAGGGGTTTGCCTCATAGCGTACGAGTTCCTCATGCCCTGCACCGTCATGGGCTTCTCATCCATCATGATCTACCGAAAACTCCGAAAGCGGGAAATGTACCTGAACCAGGCGACCAACTTcttgatgaagaagaagaaaaacgacTCACCGCCGACTCCCGAGCGAAACCTGGAGATGGTGAAGGCCAACCGCAACACAACTATGGTTGTCATCGTAATTTTCATCGTCTACATCATCTGTTGGTCGCCCAATCACTTCACATTCCTTGGTTTTAATCTTGGAATGAACCTCGATTTCAGTGGCGTGTGGTATCAGACAACAGTACTCCTAGCATTTATGAACTCATGTATCAACCCTTTCATCTACGCCATACGACTCCGCGTGTTCCAGCGTGGCTTGGTGCACATGTTCCGGACGGGATGTAAACCGGTCGACTCTTCAAACTTTGACTCTACCGTTGGTGCCAaattatatgacgtcacttCTTCGGCCATATGA